One part of the Pseudoliparis swirei isolate HS2019 ecotype Mariana Trench chromosome 6, NWPU_hadal_v1, whole genome shotgun sequence genome encodes these proteins:
- the bmal2 gene encoding aryl hydrocarbon receptor nuclear translocator-like protein 2 isoform X3, producing the protein MHWSPGPLRSGGSAPAMSVWNTAASGGDRSGDDPAEEVMVKEHQSVSLPGAMASSSAVGMTASMEIPRKRKGCMDNQDTKSVSMDMDMEDMEDEQNGSDEDENRHLKMKCFREPHSQIEKRRRDKMNTLIDKLSAMIPSCNPLSRKVDKLTVLRMAVQHLKSLKGSSSSFSEASYKPSFLPNEELKHLVLKAADGFLFVVGCDRGKIVFVSESVTKILNYSRVELIGQSLFDYIHPKDMEKVKEQLSASELYPRERLIDAKTGLQVQADLPVGAARLCSGARRSFFCRMKYNKISIKVEEKEFQASTSKKKESQKYCTVHCTGYMRSWPTSQLGAEGEEPDKQDSSHFSCLVAMGRVHSHSSPPVNGEVHVKPTEFFTRCAMDGKFTFVDQRATTVLGYLPQELLGTSCYEYFHQDDLPHLAERHRKVLRSKDKIETNCYKFKTKYGSFVTLQSQWFSFVNPWTKEVEYIVSTNTVITPTSRSGNKSEQSSNYKTSQEDVNKSLPVIPGSSTTPGAMIYAGSIGTQIANELLDYNRMNSSPSSGSVSPFSLPHDKCPQTPNQTSNNMPNGEAAGLVIPGKSSSADELKGAAFSGAESVMEENSQLDLDSVVGPGLSSLGNDEAAMAVYMSLLETDTNAGDSVDFEEMHWSL; encoded by the exons ATGCATTGGAGTCCCGGGCCCCTGCGCTCCGGCGGCTCCGCTCCAGCCATGTCGGTCTGGAATACAGCGGCCAGCGGCGGTGACAGATCGGGAGACGACCCGGCAG AAGAGGTGATGGTTAAAGAACACCAAAGTGTTTCTTTGCCCGGCGCGATGGCCTCGTCCTCAGCTGTTGGCATGACCGCTAGCATGGAGATACCCCGGAAGCGCAAGGGCTGCATGGACAACCA GGATACAAAATCTGTTTCAATGGATATGGATATGGAAGATATGGAAGATGAGCAAAACGG ATCAGATGAAGATGAGAACCGGCATCTGAAAATGAAATGCTTCAG AGAGCCGCACAGCCAAATTGAGAAGAGGAGACGGGACAAAATGAACACTCTCATTGACAAACTCTCAGCCATGATCCCTTCCTGTAACCCGCTGTCCCGTAAAGTGGACAAACTCACAGTGCTCAGAATGGCCGTGCAGCACCTCAAATCTCTCAAAG GTTCATCAAGTTCTTTTTCTGAAGCGAGCTACAAGCCGTCATTTCTTCCCAATGAGGAGCTCAAACACCTCGTCCTcaag GCTGCAGATGGGTTCCTGTTTGTAGTCGGCTGTGATCGTGGGAAAATAGTTTTTGTCTCAGAGTCCGTCACGAAGATATTAAATTATAGTCGG GTGGAGCTGATTGGACAGAGCCTGTTTGATTACATTCACCCAAAGGACATGGAGAAAGTGAAGGAGCAGCTGTCAGCTTCTGAATTATACCCTCGTGAACGCCTGATAGATGCTAAAA CGGGCCTGCAGGTCCAGGCTGACCTCCCGGTCGGAGCAGCGCGGTTGTGTTCAGGTGCGCGCCGCTCATTCTTCTGCCGCATGAAGTACAACAAAATTTCGATcaaagtggaggagaaggaattCCAAGCAAGCACCTCCAAAAAGAAAG AGTCGCAGAAGTACTGCACGGTCCACTGCACAGGCTACATGCGCAGCTGGCCTACCAGTCAGCTGggagcagagggggaggagccagacaAGCAGGATAGCTCCCACTTCAGCTGCCTGGTGGCGATGGGCCGCGTCCACTCCCACTCATCTCCCCCGGTTAATGGAGAGGTCCACGTTAAACCCACAGAGTTCTTCACACGTTGTGCCATGGATGGCAAATTCACCTTTGTCGATCAAAG AGCCACAACCGTTCTTGGTTATCTTCCTCAAGAATTGCTCGGGACATCATGCTATGAGTACTTCCATCAAGATGATTTACCTCATTTAGCTGAAAGGCATCGAAAAG TGCTGCGGAGCAAAGACAAAATAGAAACAAACTGCTATAAGTTCAAAACTAAATATGGCTCTTTTGTCACTCTGCAAAGTCAATGGTTTAGTTTTGTAAATCCCTGGACCAAAGAAGTAGAATACATAGTTTCAACTAACACGGTTATAAC TCCTACCAGTCGATCCGGAAACAAGTCTGAACAGTCGAGCAATTACAAGACTTCTCAGG AAGATGTCAATAAGTCCCTTCCAGTTATACCAGGCAGCTCCACCACACCTGGAGCAATGATTTATGCTGGAAGCATTGGGACCCAGATTGCCAATGAGCTGCTGGATTACAACAG GATGAACTCCTCTCCTTCCAGTGGGAGCGTCAGCCCGTTCAGTCTACCGCACGACAAGTGTCCGCAAACTCCCAATCAAACCAGCAACAAT ATGCCAAATGGAGAGGCAGCCGGTTTGGTGATTCCAGGAAAGTCCAGCTCAGCGGATGAGCTCAAGGGAGCTGCATTCTCAGGGGCAGAATCAGTCATGG AAGAGAACTCCCAGCTGGATTTGGACAGCGTGGTCGGACCGGGCCTTAGTAGCCTGGGCAACGACGAAGCAGCCATGGCCGTGTACATGAGCCTCCTGGAGACGGACACAAACGCGGGCGATTCTGTGGACTTCGAGGAGATGCACTGGTCTTTATAG
- the bmal2 gene encoding aryl hydrocarbon receptor nuclear translocator-like protein 2 isoform X4 — protein MHWSPGPLRSGGSAPAMSVWNTAASGGDRSGDDPAEEVMVKEHQSVSLPGAMASSSAVGMTASMEIPRKRKGCMDNQDTKSVSMDMDMEDMEDEQNGSDEDENRHLKMKCFREPHSQIEKRRRDKMNTLIDKLSAMIPSCNPLSRKVDKLTVLRMAVQHLKSLKGSSSSFSEASYKPSFLPNEELKHLVLKAADGFLFVVGCDRGKIVFVSESVTKILNYSRVELIGQSLFDYIHPKDMEKVKEQLSASELYPRERLIDAKTGLQVQADLPVGAARLCSGARRSFFCRMKYNKISIKVEEKEFQASTSKKKESQKYCTVHCTGYMRSWPTSQLGAEGEEPDKQDSSHFSCLVAMGRVHSHSSPPVNGEVHVKPTEFFTRCAMDGKFTFVDQRATTVLGYLPQELLGTSCYEYFHQDDLPHLAERHRKVLRSKDKIETNCYKFKTKYGSFVTLQSQWFSFVNPWTKEVEYIVSTNTVITPTSRSGNKSEQSSNYKTSQDVNKSLPVIPGSSTTPGAMIYAGSIGTQIANELLDYNRMNSSPSSGSVSPFSLPHDKCPQTPNQTSNNMPNGEAAGLVIPGKSSSADELKGAAFSGAESVMEENSQLDLDSVVGPGLSSLGNDEAAMAVYMSLLETDTNAGDSVDFEEMHWSL, from the exons ATGCATTGGAGTCCCGGGCCCCTGCGCTCCGGCGGCTCCGCTCCAGCCATGTCGGTCTGGAATACAGCGGCCAGCGGCGGTGACAGATCGGGAGACGACCCGGCAG AAGAGGTGATGGTTAAAGAACACCAAAGTGTTTCTTTGCCCGGCGCGATGGCCTCGTCCTCAGCTGTTGGCATGACCGCTAGCATGGAGATACCCCGGAAGCGCAAGGGCTGCATGGACAACCA GGATACAAAATCTGTTTCAATGGATATGGATATGGAAGATATGGAAGATGAGCAAAACGG ATCAGATGAAGATGAGAACCGGCATCTGAAAATGAAATGCTTCAG AGAGCCGCACAGCCAAATTGAGAAGAGGAGACGGGACAAAATGAACACTCTCATTGACAAACTCTCAGCCATGATCCCTTCCTGTAACCCGCTGTCCCGTAAAGTGGACAAACTCACAGTGCTCAGAATGGCCGTGCAGCACCTCAAATCTCTCAAAG GTTCATCAAGTTCTTTTTCTGAAGCGAGCTACAAGCCGTCATTTCTTCCCAATGAGGAGCTCAAACACCTCGTCCTcaag GCTGCAGATGGGTTCCTGTTTGTAGTCGGCTGTGATCGTGGGAAAATAGTTTTTGTCTCAGAGTCCGTCACGAAGATATTAAATTATAGTCGG GTGGAGCTGATTGGACAGAGCCTGTTTGATTACATTCACCCAAAGGACATGGAGAAAGTGAAGGAGCAGCTGTCAGCTTCTGAATTATACCCTCGTGAACGCCTGATAGATGCTAAAA CGGGCCTGCAGGTCCAGGCTGACCTCCCGGTCGGAGCAGCGCGGTTGTGTTCAGGTGCGCGCCGCTCATTCTTCTGCCGCATGAAGTACAACAAAATTTCGATcaaagtggaggagaaggaattCCAAGCAAGCACCTCCAAAAAGAAAG AGTCGCAGAAGTACTGCACGGTCCACTGCACAGGCTACATGCGCAGCTGGCCTACCAGTCAGCTGggagcagagggggaggagccagacaAGCAGGATAGCTCCCACTTCAGCTGCCTGGTGGCGATGGGCCGCGTCCACTCCCACTCATCTCCCCCGGTTAATGGAGAGGTCCACGTTAAACCCACAGAGTTCTTCACACGTTGTGCCATGGATGGCAAATTCACCTTTGTCGATCAAAG AGCCACAACCGTTCTTGGTTATCTTCCTCAAGAATTGCTCGGGACATCATGCTATGAGTACTTCCATCAAGATGATTTACCTCATTTAGCTGAAAGGCATCGAAAAG TGCTGCGGAGCAAAGACAAAATAGAAACAAACTGCTATAAGTTCAAAACTAAATATGGCTCTTTTGTCACTCTGCAAAGTCAATGGTTTAGTTTTGTAAATCCCTGGACCAAAGAAGTAGAATACATAGTTTCAACTAACACGGTTATAAC TCCTACCAGTCGATCCGGAAACAAGTCTGAACAGTCGAGCAATTACAAGACTTCTCAGG ATGTCAATAAGTCCCTTCCAGTTATACCAGGCAGCTCCACCACACCTGGAGCAATGATTTATGCTGGAAGCATTGGGACCCAGATTGCCAATGAGCTGCTGGATTACAACAG GATGAACTCCTCTCCTTCCAGTGGGAGCGTCAGCCCGTTCAGTCTACCGCACGACAAGTGTCCGCAAACTCCCAATCAAACCAGCAACAAT ATGCCAAATGGAGAGGCAGCCGGTTTGGTGATTCCAGGAAAGTCCAGCTCAGCGGATGAGCTCAAGGGAGCTGCATTCTCAGGGGCAGAATCAGTCATGG AAGAGAACTCCCAGCTGGATTTGGACAGCGTGGTCGGACCGGGCCTTAGTAGCCTGGGCAACGACGAAGCAGCCATGGCCGTGTACATGAGCCTCCTGGAGACGGACACAAACGCGGGCGATTCTGTGGACTTCGAGGAGATGCACTGGTCTTTATAG
- the bmal2 gene encoding aryl hydrocarbon receptor nuclear translocator-like protein 2 isoform X2, with translation MHWSPGPLRSGGSAPAMSVWNTAASGGDRSGDDPAEEVMVKEHQSVSLPGAMASSSAVGMTASMEIPRKRKGCMDNQDTKSVSMDMDMEDMEDEQNGSDEDENRHLKMKCFREPHSQIEKRRRDKMNTLIDKLSAMIPSCNPLSRKVDKLTVLRMAVQHLKSLKGSSSSFSEASYKPSFLPNEELKHLVLKAADGFLFVVGCDRGKIVFVSESVTKILNYSRVELIGQSLFDYIHPKDMEKVKEQLSASELYPRERLIDAKTGLQVQADLPVGAARLCSGARRSFFCRMKYNKISIKVEEKEFQASTSKKKESQKYCTVHCTGYMRSWPTSQLGAEGEEPDKQDSSHFSCLVAMGRVHSHSSPPVNGEVHVKPTEFFTRCAMDGKFTFVDQRATTVLGYLPQELLGTSCYEYFHQDDLPHLAERHRKVLRSKDKIETNCYKFKTKYGSFVTLQSQWFSFVNPWTKEVEYIVSTNTVITCDHSPTSRSGNKSEQSSNYKTSQDVNKSLPVIPGSSTTPGAMIYAGSIGTQIANELLDYNRMNSSPSSGSVSPFSLPHDKCPQTPNQTSNNMPNGEAAGLVIPGKSSSADELKGAAFSGAESVMEENSQLDLDSVVGPGLSSLGNDEAAMAVYMSLLETDTNAGDSVDFEEMHWSL, from the exons ATGCATTGGAGTCCCGGGCCCCTGCGCTCCGGCGGCTCCGCTCCAGCCATGTCGGTCTGGAATACAGCGGCCAGCGGCGGTGACAGATCGGGAGACGACCCGGCAG AAGAGGTGATGGTTAAAGAACACCAAAGTGTTTCTTTGCCCGGCGCGATGGCCTCGTCCTCAGCTGTTGGCATGACCGCTAGCATGGAGATACCCCGGAAGCGCAAGGGCTGCATGGACAACCA GGATACAAAATCTGTTTCAATGGATATGGATATGGAAGATATGGAAGATGAGCAAAACGG ATCAGATGAAGATGAGAACCGGCATCTGAAAATGAAATGCTTCAG AGAGCCGCACAGCCAAATTGAGAAGAGGAGACGGGACAAAATGAACACTCTCATTGACAAACTCTCAGCCATGATCCCTTCCTGTAACCCGCTGTCCCGTAAAGTGGACAAACTCACAGTGCTCAGAATGGCCGTGCAGCACCTCAAATCTCTCAAAG GTTCATCAAGTTCTTTTTCTGAAGCGAGCTACAAGCCGTCATTTCTTCCCAATGAGGAGCTCAAACACCTCGTCCTcaag GCTGCAGATGGGTTCCTGTTTGTAGTCGGCTGTGATCGTGGGAAAATAGTTTTTGTCTCAGAGTCCGTCACGAAGATATTAAATTATAGTCGG GTGGAGCTGATTGGACAGAGCCTGTTTGATTACATTCACCCAAAGGACATGGAGAAAGTGAAGGAGCAGCTGTCAGCTTCTGAATTATACCCTCGTGAACGCCTGATAGATGCTAAAA CGGGCCTGCAGGTCCAGGCTGACCTCCCGGTCGGAGCAGCGCGGTTGTGTTCAGGTGCGCGCCGCTCATTCTTCTGCCGCATGAAGTACAACAAAATTTCGATcaaagtggaggagaaggaattCCAAGCAAGCACCTCCAAAAAGAAAG AGTCGCAGAAGTACTGCACGGTCCACTGCACAGGCTACATGCGCAGCTGGCCTACCAGTCAGCTGggagcagagggggaggagccagacaAGCAGGATAGCTCCCACTTCAGCTGCCTGGTGGCGATGGGCCGCGTCCACTCCCACTCATCTCCCCCGGTTAATGGAGAGGTCCACGTTAAACCCACAGAGTTCTTCACACGTTGTGCCATGGATGGCAAATTCACCTTTGTCGATCAAAG AGCCACAACCGTTCTTGGTTATCTTCCTCAAGAATTGCTCGGGACATCATGCTATGAGTACTTCCATCAAGATGATTTACCTCATTTAGCTGAAAGGCATCGAAAAG TGCTGCGGAGCAAAGACAAAATAGAAACAAACTGCTATAAGTTCAAAACTAAATATGGCTCTTTTGTCACTCTGCAAAGTCAATGGTTTAGTTTTGTAAATCCCTGGACCAAAGAAGTAGAATACATAGTTTCAACTAACACGGTTATAAC ATGCGATCACAGTCCTACCAGTCGATCCGGAAACAAGTCTGAACAGTCGAGCAATTACAAGACTTCTCAGG ATGTCAATAAGTCCCTTCCAGTTATACCAGGCAGCTCCACCACACCTGGAGCAATGATTTATGCTGGAAGCATTGGGACCCAGATTGCCAATGAGCTGCTGGATTACAACAG GATGAACTCCTCTCCTTCCAGTGGGAGCGTCAGCCCGTTCAGTCTACCGCACGACAAGTGTCCGCAAACTCCCAATCAAACCAGCAACAAT ATGCCAAATGGAGAGGCAGCCGGTTTGGTGATTCCAGGAAAGTCCAGCTCAGCGGATGAGCTCAAGGGAGCTGCATTCTCAGGGGCAGAATCAGTCATGG AAGAGAACTCCCAGCTGGATTTGGACAGCGTGGTCGGACCGGGCCTTAGTAGCCTGGGCAACGACGAAGCAGCCATGGCCGTGTACATGAGCCTCCTGGAGACGGACACAAACGCGGGCGATTCTGTGGACTTCGAGGAGATGCACTGGTCTTTATAG
- the bmal2 gene encoding aryl hydrocarbon receptor nuclear translocator-like protein 2 isoform X1, which translates to MHWSPGPLRSGGSAPAMSVWNTAASGGDRSGDDPAEEVMVKEHQSVSLPGAMASSSAVGMTASMEIPRKRKGCMDNQDTKSVSMDMDMEDMEDEQNGSDEDENRHLKMKCFREPHSQIEKRRRDKMNTLIDKLSAMIPSCNPLSRKVDKLTVLRMAVQHLKSLKGSSSSFSEASYKPSFLPNEELKHLVLKAADGFLFVVGCDRGKIVFVSESVTKILNYSRVELIGQSLFDYIHPKDMEKVKEQLSASELYPRERLIDAKTGLQVQADLPVGAARLCSGARRSFFCRMKYNKISIKVEEKEFQASTSKKKESQKYCTVHCTGYMRSWPTSQLGAEGEEPDKQDSSHFSCLVAMGRVHSHSSPPVNGEVHVKPTEFFTRCAMDGKFTFVDQRATTVLGYLPQELLGTSCYEYFHQDDLPHLAERHRKVLRSKDKIETNCYKFKTKYGSFVTLQSQWFSFVNPWTKEVEYIVSTNTVITCDHSPTSRSGNKSEQSSNYKTSQEDVNKSLPVIPGSSTTPGAMIYAGSIGTQIANELLDYNRMNSSPSSGSVSPFSLPHDKCPQTPNQTSNNMPNGEAAGLVIPGKSSSADELKGAAFSGAESVMEENSQLDLDSVVGPGLSSLGNDEAAMAVYMSLLETDTNAGDSVDFEEMHWSL; encoded by the exons ATGCATTGGAGTCCCGGGCCCCTGCGCTCCGGCGGCTCCGCTCCAGCCATGTCGGTCTGGAATACAGCGGCCAGCGGCGGTGACAGATCGGGAGACGACCCGGCAG AAGAGGTGATGGTTAAAGAACACCAAAGTGTTTCTTTGCCCGGCGCGATGGCCTCGTCCTCAGCTGTTGGCATGACCGCTAGCATGGAGATACCCCGGAAGCGCAAGGGCTGCATGGACAACCA GGATACAAAATCTGTTTCAATGGATATGGATATGGAAGATATGGAAGATGAGCAAAACGG ATCAGATGAAGATGAGAACCGGCATCTGAAAATGAAATGCTTCAG AGAGCCGCACAGCCAAATTGAGAAGAGGAGACGGGACAAAATGAACACTCTCATTGACAAACTCTCAGCCATGATCCCTTCCTGTAACCCGCTGTCCCGTAAAGTGGACAAACTCACAGTGCTCAGAATGGCCGTGCAGCACCTCAAATCTCTCAAAG GTTCATCAAGTTCTTTTTCTGAAGCGAGCTACAAGCCGTCATTTCTTCCCAATGAGGAGCTCAAACACCTCGTCCTcaag GCTGCAGATGGGTTCCTGTTTGTAGTCGGCTGTGATCGTGGGAAAATAGTTTTTGTCTCAGAGTCCGTCACGAAGATATTAAATTATAGTCGG GTGGAGCTGATTGGACAGAGCCTGTTTGATTACATTCACCCAAAGGACATGGAGAAAGTGAAGGAGCAGCTGTCAGCTTCTGAATTATACCCTCGTGAACGCCTGATAGATGCTAAAA CGGGCCTGCAGGTCCAGGCTGACCTCCCGGTCGGAGCAGCGCGGTTGTGTTCAGGTGCGCGCCGCTCATTCTTCTGCCGCATGAAGTACAACAAAATTTCGATcaaagtggaggagaaggaattCCAAGCAAGCACCTCCAAAAAGAAAG AGTCGCAGAAGTACTGCACGGTCCACTGCACAGGCTACATGCGCAGCTGGCCTACCAGTCAGCTGggagcagagggggaggagccagacaAGCAGGATAGCTCCCACTTCAGCTGCCTGGTGGCGATGGGCCGCGTCCACTCCCACTCATCTCCCCCGGTTAATGGAGAGGTCCACGTTAAACCCACAGAGTTCTTCACACGTTGTGCCATGGATGGCAAATTCACCTTTGTCGATCAAAG AGCCACAACCGTTCTTGGTTATCTTCCTCAAGAATTGCTCGGGACATCATGCTATGAGTACTTCCATCAAGATGATTTACCTCATTTAGCTGAAAGGCATCGAAAAG TGCTGCGGAGCAAAGACAAAATAGAAACAAACTGCTATAAGTTCAAAACTAAATATGGCTCTTTTGTCACTCTGCAAAGTCAATGGTTTAGTTTTGTAAATCCCTGGACCAAAGAAGTAGAATACATAGTTTCAACTAACACGGTTATAAC ATGCGATCACAGTCCTACCAGTCGATCCGGAAACAAGTCTGAACAGTCGAGCAATTACAAGACTTCTCAGG AAGATGTCAATAAGTCCCTTCCAGTTATACCAGGCAGCTCCACCACACCTGGAGCAATGATTTATGCTGGAAGCATTGGGACCCAGATTGCCAATGAGCTGCTGGATTACAACAG GATGAACTCCTCTCCTTCCAGTGGGAGCGTCAGCCCGTTCAGTCTACCGCACGACAAGTGTCCGCAAACTCCCAATCAAACCAGCAACAAT ATGCCAAATGGAGAGGCAGCCGGTTTGGTGATTCCAGGAAAGTCCAGCTCAGCGGATGAGCTCAAGGGAGCTGCATTCTCAGGGGCAGAATCAGTCATGG AAGAGAACTCCCAGCTGGATTTGGACAGCGTGGTCGGACCGGGCCTTAGTAGCCTGGGCAACGACGAAGCAGCCATGGCCGTGTACATGAGCCTCCTGGAGACGGACACAAACGCGGGCGATTCTGTGGACTTCGAGGAGATGCACTGGTCTTTATAG